One window of the uncultured Paludibaculum sp. genome contains the following:
- the ggt gene encoding gamma-glutamyltransferase, producing the protein MDLVRLAITLMLTASLPLAAADRAQSRSIVYSQDGIVSTSHVLASQAGAQILAKGGNAVDAAIAANAVLGVVEPMMCGIGGDLFVLYWEAKTGKLYGLNSSGWAPQGLSPAYLAPKGVTAMPKSGIDTVTVPGAVEGWSKMHGRFGKLPWRELFPSAIHYASEGHPVHEIIHAVWSDARLKVTPEAMRVFLPGGHPPAAGEVFRNPELGSALQLIASEGRDAFYKGEIARKLLAGSRKLGGTMNEADLADFSAEWVEPLSTTYHGWRVYELPPNGQGMAALMMLNIMETAGHDWHTKIEAMKLSYADVMAYNADPRFSKVPVKGLLDKAYAAQRAKLIDPAKARCDAAAGQPFGSDTTYLSVVDRDGNIASWIQSIYSGWGSGVVMEGLGFPLQNRGGGFVLDPKHPNVLAPRKRPFHTIIPAFMEKDDVHIGFGIMGGPNQPLAHAQFVSNFVDEGMNIQMALESPRFTKDGPSGCDVQIENRVPAATLRQLTGYGHKLVMRGAYSTNMGRGAVVMYDAKTRMKQAAADPRSDGAAIPAPAPETK; encoded by the coding sequence ATGGACCTCGTGCGACTCGCCATCACCCTCATGCTCACCGCTTCCCTGCCCCTGGCCGCGGCCGACCGCGCACAATCCCGATCCATCGTCTATTCGCAGGACGGCATCGTCTCCACCAGTCACGTCCTCGCTTCCCAAGCCGGAGCCCAGATCCTGGCCAAAGGCGGCAACGCCGTCGACGCAGCCATTGCCGCCAACGCCGTCCTCGGAGTCGTGGAACCCATGATGTGCGGCATCGGCGGCGACCTCTTCGTCCTCTACTGGGAGGCGAAAACCGGCAAACTGTACGGCCTCAACTCCTCCGGTTGGGCGCCCCAGGGACTCTCCCCCGCTTACCTGGCTCCGAAGGGCGTCACGGCGATGCCGAAGTCGGGCATCGATACGGTCACCGTACCCGGCGCCGTCGAAGGCTGGTCCAAAATGCACGGCCGCTTCGGCAAACTGCCCTGGCGTGAGCTGTTCCCGTCCGCGATCCACTACGCCTCCGAAGGTCATCCCGTCCACGAGATCATCCATGCCGTGTGGTCCGACGCGCGTCTGAAAGTCACACCCGAAGCGATGCGCGTCTTCCTGCCCGGCGGCCATCCGCCCGCCGCCGGTGAAGTCTTCAGGAATCCCGAACTCGGCTCGGCACTCCAACTCATCGCCAGTGAAGGCCGCGACGCCTTCTACAAGGGCGAGATCGCGCGCAAGCTATTGGCCGGTTCCCGCAAGCTCGGAGGCACCATGAACGAAGCCGATCTGGCCGACTTCTCCGCCGAATGGGTGGAGCCCCTCTCCACCACCTACCACGGCTGGCGCGTCTACGAACTGCCGCCCAACGGGCAGGGCATGGCCGCGCTGATGATGCTGAACATCATGGAAACCGCCGGGCACGACTGGCATACCAAGATCGAAGCCATGAAGCTCTCTTACGCCGATGTGATGGCCTACAACGCCGATCCCCGCTTCTCCAAGGTTCCTGTCAAGGGTCTGCTCGACAAGGCCTACGCCGCGCAGCGTGCGAAGCTGATCGACCCCGCAAAGGCGCGCTGCGACGCCGCGGCCGGCCAGCCCTTTGGCAGCGACACCACTTACCTCTCCGTGGTCGACCGCGACGGCAACATCGCGTCGTGGATCCAGAGCATCTATTCCGGCTGGGGCTCGGGCGTGGTAATGGAGGGCCTCGGCTTCCCTCTCCAGAATCGCGGCGGCGGCTTCGTCCTCGACCCCAAGCACCCCAACGTGCTCGCGCCGCGCAAACGCCCCTTCCACACCATCATCCCTGCCTTCATGGAGAAGGATGACGTCCACATCGGCTTCGGCATCATGGGCGGCCCCAATCAGCCGCTGGCCCACGCCCAGTTCGTCTCGAACTTCGTGGACGAGGGCATGAACATCCAGATGGCGCTGGAGTCGCCCCGCTTCACGAAGGATGGCCCGTCCGGCTGCGATGTACAGATCGAGAACCGCGTCCCCGCGGCGACCTTGCGGCAACTCACAGGCTACGGCCACAAGCTTGTGATGCGCGGCGCCTATTCCACCAACATGGGCCGCGGCGCGGTGGTGATGTACGACGCAAAAACCAGGATGAAGCAGGCGGCGGCCGACCCGCGTTCCGACGGCGCAGCCATTCCCGCGCCTGCTCCAGAGACAAAATAG